In the Campylobacter showae genome, one interval contains:
- a CDS encoding class II aldolase and adducin N-terminal domain-containing protein — MDLKYCASEISNIALSMFRKNFFGVFHGSISARIQHDSFLINKRTTIFDNLKEEDLIMLNSKRDYRWNDASIDADIHLNIYKNINEAKYICYAMPPYLTAYTLGHSFIRPRDYFGYIKHHEIPIYDPKQFDDWYERADTEIYRYMLENKTNIMVIKGYGVYVHSRTPYQLAKDVAILENTCKLLSVAHLYESERN; from the coding sequence ATGGACTTAAAATACTGCGCAAGCGAGATCAGCAACATCGCTCTTTCGATGTTTAGAAAAAACTTTTTCGGCGTCTTTCACGGCTCTATTTCGGCTAGAATTCAGCACGACTCTTTTTTGATAAATAAAAGAACGACGATTTTCGACAACCTCAAAGAAGAAGATCTCATAATGCTAAACTCAAAAAGGGATTATCGCTGGAACGATGCGAGCATAGACGCGGACATCCACCTAAATATATACAAAAATATAAACGAAGCAAAATATATCTGCTACGCTATGCCGCCGTACCTAACGGCTTATACTTTGGGGCATTCTTTTATACGACCGAGGGATTATTTCGGCTATATCAAACATCATGAGATCCCGATTTATGATCCAAAACAGTTTGATGACTGGTATGAGCGTGCGGATACGGAAATTTATCGTTATATGTTAGAGAATAAAACTAACATAATGGTCATCAAAGGATACGGCGTATACGTGCATAGCAGGACCCCGTATCAGCTAGCAAAAGACGTCGCAATCCTTGAAAATACGTGCAAATTGCTAAGCGTAGCGCACCTTTACGAGTCGGAGCGAAACTAA
- the rsmH gene encoding 16S rRNA (cytosine(1402)-N(4))-methyltransferase RsmH — protein MNSPHVPVLLDEVLQAFEDIKSGAIVDCTLGYGGHSSAILEQNQNVNLIACDQDEEAIKFSSERLKKFGQRAQIFKSKFSEILGKVEQGQIRGILADIGVSSLQLDKNERGFGLKSENLDMRMDAQAKFSAYDIVNSYSAKELERIFEDYGELPNPAKFAAKIIEARQNGEIKSAERLAQIIGLKGVNGRSVSAATLAFQAIRIEVNNELGELQNLLQSIEDSQIDECVVAIISFHSLEDRIVKNKFRQWAQSCICPPQALKCTCGGNNALGKTVSKKAVTPSAAEIKANPRSSCAKMRIFKISRGKNAR, from the coding sequence TTGAACTCCCCACACGTTCCCGTGCTACTTGATGAAGTTTTGCAAGCTTTTGAGGATATAAAAAGCGGCGCGATTGTCGATTGTACGCTTGGATACGGCGGGCACTCTAGCGCGATTTTAGAGCAAAATCAAAACGTAAATTTGATAGCCTGCGATCAAGATGAAGAAGCGATCAAATTTAGCTCCGAAAGACTGAAAAAATTCGGTCAAAGAGCGCAAATTTTTAAGAGTAAATTTTCAGAAATTTTGGGCAAAGTAGAGCAAGGTCAAATTCGCGGTATCCTAGCCGATATCGGCGTTTCGTCGTTACAGCTGGATAAAAACGAGCGAGGGTTTGGTTTAAAAAGCGAAAATTTAGACATGCGCATGGACGCGCAGGCTAAATTTTCAGCTTACGACATCGTAAATTCTTACAGCGCAAAAGAGCTAGAGCGTATATTTGAGGACTACGGCGAGCTGCCAAACCCCGCCAAATTTGCAGCTAAAATCATAGAAGCGAGGCAAAACGGCGAGATAAAAAGCGCCGAACGCCTCGCGCAAATAATCGGGCTAAAGGGCGTAAACGGACGCAGCGTTAGCGCGGCGACGTTAGCTTTTCAGGCGATAAGGATAGAGGTAAACAACGAGCTTGGCGAGCTGCAAAATTTGCTACAAAGCATCGAGGATTCGCAGATCGACGAGTGCGTTGTGGCGATAATCAGCTTTCACTCGCTAGAAGATCGCATCGTAAAAAATAAATTTAGGCAGTGGGCGCAAAGCTGCATTTGTCCGCCGCAAGCTCTAAAATGCACGTGCGGAGGGAATAACGCGCTGGGTAAAACCGTTAGCAAAAAAGCGGTAACGCCAAGCGCTGCCGAGATCAAGGCAAATCCGCGCTCAAGCTGCGCGAAAATGAGGATTTTTAAAATTTCAAGAGGTAAAAATGCAAGATAA